From the Verrucomicrobiota bacterium genome, the window CTATGAGGAACTGATCCACGGTGCGCTGCGCGGCATGTTGAACATGCTCGATCCGCACAGCGAATTCATGGAGCAATCGAAATACGATGAGCTGAAGAAGGATACCGAGGGAGCGTTCGGCGGAGTGGGCATCGTGATTTCGCTGAAGGATAACTATTTGACGGTGGTCTCACCCATCGAGGATACACCGGGGCACCGCGCCGGGATTCTGCCGGGAGACCGGATCATCAAGATTGACGGACGCCCGAGCGAAAAACTCAATTTGCAGGATGCGGTAAAGCGGTTGCGCGGGCAGCCAGGTTCAGAGGTGGTCCTGACCATCCAGCGTCCCTCCAACAATCAAGTGTATGAACATAAGTTGGTTCGGGCGGAGATCAAAGTGGATACCGTGAAGGACCTCGAAGGCAAACGGGAGTTTCCCGTGGACGAAAACAAGATCGGATACATCCGGCTGGTGCAGTTTGGGGAACACACCTCCTCGGACCTGGATCAGGCCTTGCACAAGCTGGCGGCTCAGGACATGAAAGCGCTGGTGCTGGATTTGCGAGGCAACCCCGGCGGCCTGCTGGACCAGGCAGTAAAAGTGTGTGAGAAATTCCTGCCGCGCGGCACGATGGTGGTCTCCACGGAAGGCCGCAACGCGGTGCAGAAGTACGAATACCGCGCGAGCGGCGACAAAAAACAAGTCAAGTCACCATTGGTTGTGCTAGTGAACAATGGCAGCGCCAGCGCCTCCGAGATTGTGGCGGGCTGCTTGCAAGATTTGAAACGGGCCATCATCGTCGGCGAACAGACCTTCGGCAAGGGATCCGTCCAGAGTATCCTGCCCATGCAGGACGGCACCGCGCTGCGATTGACCACCGCCAAATATTACACCCCCAGCCACAAAGTCATTCATGAAAAAGGAATTACGCCGGACATCCTGGTGACGATGAACGACGATGAGGAACGGGATTTGTTCCTGAAACGCGCGCCGGGCGGCGTGGAGGGTTTGGAGGACAAGGAGCGGGAGCGCATCAAAAACGCGCGCGATCCCCAG encodes:
- a CDS encoding S41 family peptidase, which gives rise to MMKRRLLFGSLAMVLVLNLLLGAGIYFYSVQAAPKEDAYNNIKLFTTVLERVRQDYVDGDKVSYEELIHGALRGMLNMLDPHSEFMEQSKYDELKKDTEGAFGGVGIVISLKDNYLTVVSPIEDTPGHRAGILPGDRIIKIDGRPSEKLNLQDAVKRLRGQPGSEVVLTIQRPSNNQVYEHKLVRAEIKVDTVKDLEGKREFPVDENKIGYIRLVQFGEHTSSDLDQALHKLAAQDMKALVLDLRGNPGGLLDQAVKVCEKFLPRGTMVVSTEGRNAVQKYEYRASGDKKQVKSPLVVLVNNGSASASEIVAGCLQDLKRAIIVGEQTFGKGSVQSILPMQDGTALRLTTAKYYTPSHKVIHEKGITPDILVTMNDDEERDLFLKRAPGGVEGLEDKERERIKNARDPQ